The genomic window TATAACAATGAGTTGAAGGAACAAAGATGGTAGGTAACATCACTGACTTGATTCACAGCATCTCTTACTTTTGTGGGGAACAATGAATATACTGTAACTAGGCACATATTTACCACTGCATGGAAGATTCCTGTAAGACAAATACAAAGAGTTCCTCCAATTTAACAGTTCTCAATAAGTGTCCTAAGTCTCTCAAGAGATTAAATTTATACAGACAGTAAGGAGGAATGTTCTTTGGGGTTTTATGTTGAGACAGTCATCAAAATCCTGTGCTCAGCATCTCACTACCAACATGTAACGTATTTCAGCTGCTTAAGATAGCTGGATGCTGGTGTGTTTGTTGTCCTTGCTAATTCTCATCCATATGAAAGGGAAAAACCAGGCAGCTTAGAACTAGACtggttgggaaaaaaaaaagttttctctgTTACCACAAGGAACAAATATTCTAAAcagccatttttctttctttcccaatgaCTGAAAAAAACGAAAATACAGCAAAATGGCTGATGTGGTAAGCACAAAGTTAGGGGAAAGaggtgagggaaagaaaaaggagcatGCAGCCTCTGAAGGTAGTGCCTCTCCCAACTCTCAGAGTTCCAGTGCAGAACTTCTGGCTACACTAAGACAAcctagaaatggaaaataaaagcagaacCAAATTAAGCATCAAAGGATCAATACTTCAAAAGAAATGGCAATTGACATGTGGCTACCTGAAAATACTTGGGGTGTGATAAAATTTTGACTCAAATTGCCATCAAGAGAAAATTCTGGATCTGAGCGAAATCTTGAACCATAGAAGGAGTCAGACGGCAACTAAAATGAACTTTGCCTActggtaggggaaaaaaaaagcttttcattataagttttgtatctctttggTAGCCAAAAATTCCATCCAAAGTCATGGCAGTAACATATGTCACCAATGATTTAATACCTATTATAGTATTAAGGCATCCACATTTAAAGAGGCAAGTCAAAACAAGGGAAAAACAGAACTGAAATACATCATAAAGTTAAAGTCAATATGGCCTCTCCCCCAGTGCAATGTGTCATGTTAGtaaagtttttctatttttaccaACATATCTTGGTTAAACTGCTTTGCTGCATGGAGAAGTGTTGGAGCCCTAAAAATTTATTATGGCTATTTTTATCTGCTGACCTTGAATAAAGACAAGAAATCCCTGGGGCAGAAAAACAAAAGTCTAGGAAGAACTATAGACAATACTCTTACGAGCTAATAAGTCCTGACAGATTTGCCTGTGATGGTGAGGTTGTAGATGAAAGTAGGTCTGGAAAATAGTTTAATCCTTGTTAGTGTCCAAGGCCCTGCATAGCAAGATTCTAGCCAAACTCATAAAGATGATGGCAAGGCACTGCTGAAAGGGTCTTTGGCCAGCACAGTAATGAATATCTATTCATTGCACAAGAGCCAGATGGTAAAATTCCCATATAAACCAAATACCAAAATTGTGCAATTTATTTGACAGCAAAAGTGCAATGTTAGATAGAACTCAAGGCAAACAAGTAATTTTGAAGGGCAAAATGAAGCCCCATATCTATCTTGTCTGGATAGATAAGAAAGTCGCATATTTTCTATACAATATCTTCTGTATATCTTAAGTACAAGTGATGCAATGGGGGCTAAGGGGTAGTTACTTACTATTTAGGAAAACCATCTCATATGGTACTACTTTGGTCTGCAGCCAAGAGGGCTCACAAATCCTTGTTATCAATAGCTAATAATGATAAACTAGTTAGTAAAGAAATCACAGGCATATTCCAGCTTGTGTGTCACATAATTTTTATGggataaaaaaatctatttactggagaaaaataattttgctcCCTCCCCCTTTAAGTGATAACATGTTTGGAGCTGGgattaaaaaaagtaaatcaaaagttaaaaatataataataatttttccaGTTCTATCAAAGGATTTACAGGGACTCCAAACATCCAAAGCACTGATTTGGGAAATGTCAGGGCTTGAGGGCAGAAACTCACTGAGTATATATCCAACAGGtttacaactttaaaaaaaaggaggtcCAGCATTTAAATTATTACGCCAAATCTCTCATAAAAAGGTAAGTAATTTATTGAAGGCTTAGATAATTTGTACCGGATGAAAATTACCTATTTGGAGGAAATGGGAATGGAGTAAGAGCTGAGCTTCAACACAATCCAAAGAGTGGTTGTCCTGATGAGAACTAAATCCTGTAGAATTAATTAGCATCCCTACCACCAGGCTGAGGTTGGGAAGaatagggagaagaaaaagggaaggatgtGTACAAGAGCTTAAAGGGAAAAGTTTTATCTCAGAGGCAAGTATGGGAAAGATCAGGGGACATGATTTCAATTACTAGGAAAACACTTCTCATTTATGATATACCATGACTTTTCCTTACCACAAAAGATCCTTACTTGACGCATACTTAGCATTCCCAAGATGCACCACTTATTTTACCAAAGGGATTGCTGTTCTGCTAAcattaatactttttaaaaacaagaaaattcacAACATGGAATTCAGTTATTCTAACTTTAAAAAGGATCCAGAGACCTCTCTCCTTAGTATCCATAATTTGTTTAAAGTTTAACATCTCTTTATTTCTAAAGATGCTCTGCAAATCTGAGTCCCTAGAGAGGGCCTAAAGCTGTGCTGTTGCTCCATGGAAATATGCTAAAGGTTTGGATTTTTCCACAGGGAActtggagaaaaatattttacaaaaccGTTCACCTCTTTAGAAGGAAACTTCCCCATATTTCATTTCTTGGGATTTTACCTTTTCCTGCAGAGAAGCAGAAACAACTCTTTCATTCTTTATAAATCTTTGCTACCccaactattttctctttgtgtaCCCACTgacctttttccttcctctttaaaCAAACCTAAATTATATATTTTCAGCATATAATTCAGATGTGGGACACAGATGTTATAATAAGCACCAGTGTCAAAATGGTGAAGactaagttaaaaataaaaacgaGTTCAGAGATCTTTTAAACTAAAGAGGAGGTTCAATGTGTTAACTCAAGTATGAAAGATGAATTTTGGATGCTATACttcaataattattatattaaagtGAGCAATTAAGTCTTCCACTTTACCTtgaaatctaaatttcatttttcctgagAAGAGGGTAATCAAAATTCTAAAAACTCAAATATGAAGGGgtcttttaaaaaacatgagTTAACCAAAGAATTTATATAGGCATATGTAATATTTTTATGCTAAAAAGCATTTCTAGTACTCCGAGTTTTATATCACAATCCTCACTGGGCTTCTGAAATATTGGTGGAGCTAGGCAAGGTAAGACAAAAAAGACTtgaggaactgagcagctgtAATGTGCTATCCACATCAGACTTCTCAAAGACCAAGGACAGAGGCTGGAACCTGAACATTTAATGCTGGTGTCCAATAGACAAAATGAGTGGGATGAGGCAACCCGAAACCAGAGCGGCCACCTCTAGGCGACTGAGTCCTTTTCCTCCAGCAGAGTCAGGCTTGTGACTGTGACCCAGTCCTCCCACCTCAGGGAGGACATGCACTGTAGCAACATACAGAAATGTCCCAGCAGAGAAAAGCATGGCCACTCCAGTGGCATTGACCTCTGAAAGGGCTTCTTTGCTGCTCtgttaaatttaaaacaaaaagagatttaaGAATTAGAGCTAAATTTATGTGTGATCATGCAAAAATCACAGTAAGAAACCAGTAATCCTTCATAATTAGCTCTGGTTGAGCCAAGAAACCAAATGATCATGGATTACATTACTAGCCTAGTCATATGAAAGTTTCCAAAGCAGAATTTTAAAGCACATGCTATACATAATTTAACTAGTTAACTGGCATAATCATTTAACCTTAGGTTTATgtaaatttaaagatgaaaacagtgataGACATAAGTAGGTTTTTAATGCTACTTTATCGACAGAGAAATATCTATTCCAGTCATCACTCAGTGAAATGTCTCCTAGAGAATCACACTGTAGAgggttttaaaatctttttaaaaattaaaaaaaaatatagatttgTAGACTAGACTAGACAATTAAGTAACAGAACAgagccatagtggatagagagctgaaactggagtcaggaagacttgagctcaaatctgcaCTGAGACACTTCTTTGCTGCATGATCTTGAGCCAAGTCCCTGaatttttgtttgcctcagtttcttcaaatgtaaaatggggatcataatagcacctacctgtcagggttgttgtgaggataaaatgagacaatatttgtaaagctctatataaatgctattattgttactAGTAACAATCACATTAACACTAGAGGTAAACTAGGCAAAACCCTAATAAGAAGgaataaagatattttatttctaatgtaTGTTACATATAACAAACTATACAAGGACATGGCATAAATGATCTTGTTCACTAATGTAAAACTATTTGTTGTCCTTAGATAAGAACCATGCCTTTATCCTTCTTTTAGTGGCTTCCTCaactctgctttctttttttttttcccaagccAACAGCACTTTATTAAATGGTCCATGGTCCTTTTAATGAAATaaacctcagatcttcctcacaatcTGAGATGTCCCCTGGTCCCCAGGACTTTATTTTATAAGCTTGATACCCAAACACTCAGGAAAgggcaaagtaaaataaaaatttctgatTGAGGGCCAGAAAGAATACATCAGCATGGTGGTCACAAAATGGGCAAGGCAAGGGTCATCTCTGATGACTTAAGTCATCATAAGACAAACAGGGCAATACTTAATCTCTAGGGACTAAGTGGTCATAAAATGGCCACCTGCTCATGTTAGGCAAGAGAGGGTAGTCCACAGGTACAAAATCAACCCTGCTTTCTTAAACCAAATGgccttctatctcttctttcctgTCCCTGAAAAGGGAATGATATCTTGTTATAACAAATGCTGCCAGCTGCATTAcaaatatttcccttttttcctttgaataatctcttctttctctactacTACCTCTCCTAtaaaaggttttatttatttatcctgaACTGCCATAGAATGCTGCTGATAGCTTCTTTGCAATATACTCTAAGTAGGCCTTCAAAAGGTATAAAAACCCAATCCGTATTCTAAGAAACTGAAGTTGCTACCAGGTTGAGCAATCCTCCTTAACACActaatacatatttttcttttcagtttgacCACAAGTTATTTGACACTCTCCACTCTCACATCCAATCTTCTCCACGCCCCCCCCCCTTAAttttagtaccttccctctgttaattatttcttatttattctgtatatagcttgcctgtacatattttttttgcttcttgtcTCTTGCATAAGACTGTGAGccctttgaggtcagggacagtTTTCAGCCTCTTTCTGTAGCCCCAGTGCTAAGCAtagtgtctgccacatagtaggcacttaataaatgtttacggACAGATTAACTAAAGCACTATATTCATGTGAATTACTGTTATTAAAGATTTTATATTCCCAATTTTTAGTTCTGACCAGGTAATTTAACTGAAAAATTACTCCTTGGAAAATATGGCACAATATAATATACAGTTTGCAAGTCTTCCTATACCTACTGACTAAAGTCATAAAAGTATCACATGCTTTTATTTGAAAAACAATCTTACATGATAAGAAGTAGAAAGAAGGTAATACTTACCTTACTTAGCCCTAAGTATGTCACCATGGCCATAACAGGTGCTGCCAGTGCAAAGaccaataaatgctttctgattcgGTTTCGTTCCAATCCAGCATGCATTAAGAAGGAAACCAGGCCAAAGGCAGCTGGTGCCTGAAAGAAAAGTTCCAGTTACTTACTTGTAATtctgtttctctgaagttctGCTAAAGTTTTTGCA from Notamacropus eugenii isolate mMacEug1 chromosome 1, mMacEug1.pri_v2, whole genome shotgun sequence includes these protein-coding regions:
- the SLC39A9 gene encoding zinc transporter ZIP9 isoform X3; translated protein: MLLVDQIGSSHMHSTEDPEAARSNNSKITTTLGLVVHAAADGVALGAAASTSQTSVQLIVFVAIMLHKAPAAFGLVSFLMHAGLERNRIRKHLLVFALAAPVMAMVTYLGLSKSSKEALSEVNATGVAMLFSAGTFLYVATVHVLPEVGGLGHSHKPDSAGGKGLSRLEVAALVSGCLIPLILSIGHQH